The following coding sequences lie in one Sedimentibacter sp. MB35-C1 genomic window:
- a CDS encoding ABC transporter ATP-binding protein, which translates to MEYDIQIFSLTKKFENITAVDDLNIQVKKNTIFGLVGPDGAGKTTTMRMLCSLLTPDSGTAQIGKYDILKESEVIKQHIGYMPQKFSLYGDLTVLENLEFYAEVYQIPKKERKEKIEFLLSFSNLTKHSYKLADQLSGGMKQKLALSCNLIHTPKYLLLDEPTIGVDPVARREFWKILFELREQGTTIFVSTPYMDEAERCDEVGLMDKGRIIKTDTPSNIINNFDKHIVSVCSDENHVARNLAQKEEYVLDAYMLGEELHIAVEDFDYASKKLKEKFKNKIVVNSIKEVAPSLEDVFVNIIKSEKN; encoded by the coding sequence ATGGAATATGATATTCAAATATTTTCTCTCACAAAAAAATTTGAGAATATTACTGCCGTAGATGATTTAAATATACAGGTTAAAAAAAACACGATTTTTGGGTTAGTGGGACCAGATGGAGCAGGCAAGACAACTACAATGAGGATGTTGTGCTCTTTATTAACTCCAGACAGCGGAACAGCTCAAATAGGCAAATATGATATTTTAAAAGAAAGTGAAGTAATAAAACAACACATTGGATATATGCCTCAAAAGTTCAGTTTATACGGGGACCTTACTGTTCTAGAAAACCTTGAATTTTATGCAGAAGTATATCAAATACCAAAGAAGGAAAGAAAAGAGAAAATTGAATTTTTATTGTCATTCAGTAATCTTACAAAGCACTCATATAAATTAGCAGACCAACTTTCAGGAGGAATGAAACAGAAATTGGCATTGTCATGCAATTTGATTCATACTCCCAAATACCTGCTGCTTGATGAGCCTACTATTGGTGTTGATCCAGTGGCAAGAAGAGAATTTTGGAAAATACTTTTCGAACTGAGAGAACAAGGCACAACTATATTTGTCAGTACACCTTACATGGATGAAGCTGAAAGATGTGATGAGGTGGGGCTTATGGATAAAGGCAGAATAATAAAGACGGATACTCCTTCCAACATTATCAACAATTTTGATAAACACATTGTAAGTGTTTGTTCTGATGAAAATCACGTTGCTAGAAACTTAGCTCAAAAAGAAGAATACGTCTTGGATGCATATATGTTGGGCGAAGAACTTCATATTGCAGTGGAAGATTTTGATTATGCTTCTAAGAAATTAAAAGAAAAGTTCAAAAACAAAATTGTAGTAAATTCTATAAAGGAAGTAGCTCCATCTTTGGAAGATGTTTTTGTCAATATTATTAAAAGTGAAAAGAATTGA
- a CDS encoding HlyD family secretion protein, translated as MIKILNHIKGKGKLIIMPAVIILVLISIYIFNGLQKNDSAIVYADGGTYIESSGVVKNGSISLSSEITGTVIENKVKEGDNIKKGAVIAVIDNTALKNQYDQALTNFQITEKNIEALENSISSLSLQNTDVIQQAHNAYLVSEAEYQKVMDGASADEIKQAEEVVNQAKTNFDFMKTNLERSTELFEQQIISQSKYDEALKSYNVSEAQYNAAVSQLNLIKSGPTKNTINAAENKMLQAKAGYELAISNGNTQLSQLQGQLEIAKVQLEQSKNIVEQTKRELDKLTIKSPIDGIVNSLLIKNGEFVSMGKLIAEIYNPENVEIKAYVSEANIGHIIVGQDANIFIDSHNEKAYHGKVTRINNTAEFTPKNIQTKEERVNTVFEVTVEALDSKGAIKPGMPVDVNIKID; from the coding sequence ATGATAAAAATATTAAATCATATTAAAGGAAAAGGAAAATTAATAATTATGCCTGCTGTTATAATTCTTGTGCTTATTTCAATTTATATTTTTAATGGCTTGCAAAAAAACGACTCAGCAATTGTATATGCCGATGGAGGCACATATATTGAATCTTCAGGTGTTGTAAAGAATGGTTCCATATCCTTAAGCAGTGAAATTACTGGTACAGTAATAGAAAACAAGGTAAAAGAAGGCGACAATATAAAAAAAGGTGCTGTAATAGCAGTTATAGATAATACAGCCTTAAAAAATCAATATGATCAAGCTTTAACAAATTTCCAAATAACAGAAAAAAACATAGAGGCGCTTGAAAATAGCATAAGCAGCTTGTCTTTGCAAAATACTGACGTTATTCAACAAGCTCATAATGCTTATTTAGTATCAGAGGCAGAATATCAAAAAGTGATGGATGGAGCTAGCGCAGATGAAATAAAACAAGCAGAAGAGGTTGTTAATCAAGCGAAAACAAATTTCGACTTTATGAAGACAAATTTAGAGAGAAGTACTGAACTATTTGAGCAGCAGATAATTTCTCAAAGTAAGTACGATGAGGCATTAAAAAGCTATAATGTCAGTGAAGCACAATACAATGCTGCAGTTTCACAGCTGAATTTAATAAAATCCGGACCGACAAAAAATACTATTAATGCCGCTGAAAACAAAATGCTGCAGGCAAAAGCAGGATACGAACTAGCAATTTCCAATGGTAATACCCAGCTCAGTCAGTTACAAGGTCAACTAGAAATAGCTAAGGTACAACTAGAACAATCAAAAAATATTGTAGAACAAACTAAAAGAGAATTAGATAAATTAACAATAAAATCACCAATTGACGGAATTGTTAATTCGCTGTTAATAAAAAATGGTGAATTTGTTTCCATGGGTAAGCTAATAGCTGAAATATATAATCCTGAAAATGTTGAAATAAAGGCATATGTATCTGAAGCAAATATAGGACATATCATAGTTGGTCAAGATGCTAACATATTTATTGATTCTCATAATGAGAAGGCTTACCATGGGAAGGTAACAAGAATAAATAATACAGCAGAATTTACGCCTAAGAATATTCAAACTAAAGAAGAAAGAGTAAATACAGTGTTTGAAGTTACAGTTGAGGCTTTAGATTCCAAAGGGGCGATAAAGCCAGGCATGCCAGTGGATGTAAACATAAAGATAGATTAA
- a CDS encoding Crp/Fnr family transcriptional regulator — MKNYIKLIKNMDLFKCLSEDELESVLSNNNYNIKNYNKNSIIYMQNEKCKSLDIILEGIVSVQKINSEGNVLTINDFMSGDVIGESLVFSIDNKYPMTVFAKNDVTILNIKKELILKLCQSNECFLISFLHSLSSKALILSDKIKSLTMKTLRQCIIEYLLFEYYAQDSTKIKLNMTKKDLAEKIGVQRSSLSRELNKMRKDGLIDFNAKFIFIKDIDLLSKLHIEN, encoded by the coding sequence ATGAAAAACTATATAAAATTAATTAAAAATATGGATTTATTTAAGTGTTTGTCTGAAGATGAATTAGAAAGTGTCCTTAGTAATAACAATTATAATATAAAAAATTATAATAAAAATTCCATAATATATATGCAAAATGAAAAATGTAAAAGCCTAGATATTATTTTGGAAGGAATCGTTTCTGTACAAAAAATAAATTCAGAGGGGAACGTTCTGACCATAAACGATTTTATGAGTGGTGACGTCATAGGTGAAAGCCTAGTTTTCTCCATAGATAACAAATATCCTATGACGGTATTTGCAAAAAATGATGTGACAATATTAAACATAAAAAAAGAACTTATCTTAAAACTATGTCAAAGTAATGAATGTTTTTTAATTTCTTTTCTACATTCCCTATCTAGTAAAGCACTAATATTGTCTGACAAAATAAAATCTTTAACAATGAAAACCTTAAGACAGTGTATTATTGAATATTTATTGTTTGAATACTACGCTCAAGACAGCACAAAAATCAAATTAAACATGACTAAGAAGGATTTAGCCGAAAAAATTGGTGTCCAGCGTTCATCTCTCTCCCGCGAGTTAAATAAAATGAGAAAAGACGGCTTAATAGACTTCAATGCAAAATTCATCTTCATTAAAGATATAGATTTGCTTAGTAAGCTTCATATAGAAAATTAA
- a CDS encoding winged helix-turn-helix domain-containing protein yields the protein MESAAPENLNKIKDNIVIFEISHKDNTYKQISIEEFIEKLKNNEIKIRKKLNIINYASLAINIDSTEVYKDGMKIDLSPREYKMLKLFIDNKGKILTNEQIINCVWGIAYANAGMLRVAIKRLRNKIDPDNEYLKTIRGKGYILIDM from the coding sequence GTGGAAAGTGCAGCACCTGAAAATTTAAATAAAATAAAAGATAATATTGTAATATTCGAAATATCCCACAAGGATAATACTTATAAGCAAATTTCCATTGAAGAATTTATAGAAAAATTAAAAAACAATGAAATAAAGATAAGAAAAAAGTTAAATATTATAAATTATGCCTCTTTGGCAATAAATATTGACAGTACGGAAGTATATAAAGATGGAATGAAAATTGATTTATCTCCCAGAGAATATAAAATGCTTAAGCTTTTCATAGATAATAAAGGAAAAATTTTAACAAATGAACAAATTATAAACTGTGTTTGGGGCATAGCATATGCTAATGCCGGAATGCTTAGAGTAGCAATCAAAAGACTGCGAAATAAAATTGATCCTGACAACGAATATTTAAAAACAATTAGAGGCAAGGGATACATACTTATAGATATGTAA
- a CDS encoding IS110 family transposase: protein MNYNTQNAKLGTITEKTLVVGIDVGSELHYARAFDWRGYEYSKKAFSFSNTEAGFNSFLAWMHELGEKHEKQAVLPGMEPTGHYWFALGKFLQDNGMRPVLVNPHHVKKSKELDDNNPTKTDRKDPKVIAGLINEGRFSYPYLPEGVYAELRTASNLRFQAQEELTRVLNRIARWFSIYFPEYKDVYGKKDAKSGLMILAQAPLPADIAALGVEGVNKIWRDAKLRGAGRKRAKTLVAAAEHSIGSQEGLTAARMEIKNLLSDYEVYSKRVNELMALIEDLMSGISYTDKLLEIKGIGSKTVSGFIAEVGDIRRFDNPKQIQKLAGYALVENSSGKHKGETTISRRGRKRLRYLLFEVAMSLVGKNKEFRELHHYYTTRQNNPLKKMQSLIAVACKLLRVIYKILTTGVSYDPVKMLGDIKRPPISAQAA, encoded by the coding sequence ATGAATTATAACACACAGAACGCAAAATTAGGAACTATTACAGAAAAAACTTTAGTGGTTGGTATTGATGTCGGAAGTGAACTACACTATGCCAGAGCTTTTGACTGGAGAGGTTATGAGTACTCAAAGAAGGCCTTCTCATTCAGTAATACAGAAGCTGGATTTAACAGTTTTTTGGCATGGATGCATGAACTGGGAGAAAAGCATGAGAAACAGGCTGTACTTCCAGGGATGGAGCCAACAGGACACTACTGGTTTGCACTAGGAAAGTTCCTACAGGACAACGGCATGAGACCGGTGCTTGTCAATCCTCATCACGTAAAGAAATCCAAAGAACTAGATGATAACAATCCAACAAAGACTGATCGCAAGGATCCGAAAGTAATCGCAGGACTAATCAATGAGGGGCGATTCTCTTACCCTTACCTTCCGGAAGGTGTCTATGCAGAGCTTAGGACGGCTTCAAACCTGAGATTTCAGGCGCAGGAGGAACTTACAAGAGTTCTTAATAGGATTGCAAGATGGTTCAGCATTTACTTTCCAGAGTATAAAGACGTTTATGGGAAGAAAGATGCAAAAAGCGGATTGATGATTTTAGCACAGGCACCATTGCCAGCAGACATTGCAGCGTTAGGTGTGGAAGGAGTGAACAAAATCTGGCGGGACGCAAAGCTGAGAGGCGCTGGACGAAAGAGGGCAAAGACCTTGGTAGCAGCTGCAGAGCATAGCATTGGCAGTCAGGAAGGTTTGACAGCAGCACGTATGGAAATAAAAAATCTGCTCAGTGATTATGAGGTTTATAGTAAAAGAGTCAATGAACTAATGGCTCTAATAGAAGACTTGATGAGTGGAATTTCATACACAGATAAGTTGCTGGAAATTAAAGGTATTGGAAGTAAGACCGTATCTGGATTTATAGCTGAAGTGGGTGACATAAGACGTTTTGATAACCCAAAACAGATACAGAAGCTAGCAGGATATGCACTGGTGGAGAACAGTTCTGGAAAACATAAGGGCGAGACAACGATAAGCAGACGTGGTCGCAAGAGACTGAGATATCTGCTGTTTGAGGTTGCAATGTCATTAGTTGGAAAAAATAAAGAGTTCAGGGAACTGCACCATTATTATACGACCAGACAGAATAATCCATTGAAGAAGATGCAGTCGCTGATTGCAGTTGCCTGTAAGTTGCTTAGGGTGATTTACAAGATTCTAACAACAGGAGTCAGCTATGATCCTGTAAAAATGCTTGGAGACATCAAGAGACCACCGATATCAGCACAGGCAGCATAA
- a CDS encoding TetR/AcrR family transcriptional regulator C-terminal domain-containing protein, with product MAHSIMTEMTKILLSNSLKKLLSKRPLNKITVKDIVNDCKLTRQTFYYHFQDIYELLDWTYKNEIGHFLNDSKNNSWEKVINNILSYIRENKSMFSYTIQSVGREHFEQALYLDLYEFCKSKISKVSSKSDIPEEKINFLANLQTITLTSVIVQWANNGMKENPEEIVKMLGKTLNSATLNVLKEYEAAN from the coding sequence ATGGCACATTCTATTATGACGGAAATGACTAAGATATTGCTTAGCAATTCTTTAAAAAAATTACTAAGTAAAAGACCTCTAAATAAAATAACCGTAAAAGACATTGTCAATGATTGCAAATTAACCAGACAGACTTTTTATTACCACTTCCAGGATATTTATGAATTATTAGATTGGACATATAAAAATGAAATAGGTCACTTTTTAAATGATTCTAAAAATAACAGTTGGGAAAAAGTTATCAATAATATTTTAAGCTATATTCGTGAGAATAAATCTATGTTTTCCTATACAATTCAATCTGTTGGCAGAGAACATTTCGAACAAGCCCTTTATCTAGATTTATATGAATTCTGTAAAAGTAAAATATCTAAAGTATCTTCCAAATCAGATATCCCTGAAGAAAAAATTAATTTTTTAGCTAATTTGCAGACAATTACATTAACATCAGTCATAGTCCAATGGGCAAACAATGGCATGAAAGAAAACCCTGAAGAAATTGTAAAAATGTTGGGCAAGACATTAAATTCAGCTACGCTGAATGTTTTAAAAGAATATGAAGCTGCTAACTAG
- a CDS encoding efflux RND transporter permease subunit has protein sequence MNIGRFSIKNKYFILSVAIAIVIFGIYSRISLKTQLSPDTNAPTVTVITQYPGASSQDVVKDVVEPMEDEFGKLEGISNIKSTSQDNIAVITLEFSYATNIDEAAIDIQNAISRIRNKLPSNMGEPKVLKFSTSDKPVLTLSLNSNSVDLRTVRQIAEDEIGFSLQLLDGIASVDIFGGYKSLVKVNVDKNRLNSYGLTLEQVSSLLAQNNIKAPGGKLTDANKEVLIRIEEDLKTTNDIENIRIPLKDGNAIYLKDIAEVEFTTEDLESNYRYNGNEGIALLVLKRSDANTVEVVEDIIKEVEVLKDKYPFIQFEIAQDDSIFTNQMVDNMSSSVLMSMVFTIILIMLFISNVSQSLVVSMSMPLVFLTTLALMKFFDMKLDMVTLSALILSIGFVVDASIVVVENIVSHRNQNKDIIAAAIDGTNEIAMANIAGATTTLVVLIPLLFIEGFVGEIFRPLSLTVIFAIGSSILISLLIIPLFTVMLSKFEFAKAEKLIDKISLPWNKLMAKLSEFYISVLKLALKNKVKTILIALVLLVLSGRFLANNGMEMLPQFDSGKTFVSVEMEPGTRIEETSRAVEYIENFLAKEEIVINYDAQIGYERDSNMLSDFGVMSTNQALLTINLTTRIERDETIWEFQERLRDEIKKIPGIKRYSVKEQGGTASSSAAAPIDIKISGADQEILYNIADKLQQEIAKVEGTTNLYKSFNVDNLQMNIIMNESRIQELGLTNAQVANQIYNSMEGIVGTDLDIDESDNVGISVEYMDEYKESADSLLDTYINAPLGVKVPLRELADIELNERANLITREDLEYTIDILGYTHSRAFSHITKDINKIIKNYPVPSGYAIELTGEQQSMSDSAKDMMFLLSLSVILVYLILVPQFKSFMQPVTVMASIPLVVIGIAPALGLTGKYISMPVLLGFILLVGTVVNNAILLVEFINERKKEGIELNEAITQAVKSRFRPIMMTALSDITGMIPLAAQLALGSERFSPLAIAVIGGMTASTFLTMVIIPVIYASFEGTINKFNKALVN, from the coding sequence ATGAATATAGGCAGATTTTCAATTAAAAACAAATATTTCATATTATCTGTTGCTATAGCAATAGTGATTTTTGGAATATATTCAAGGATTTCATTAAAGACACAATTGTCTCCAGATACTAACGCCCCTACAGTAACCGTAATTACTCAGTATCCAGGCGCTTCTTCTCAAGATGTTGTCAAAGATGTTGTTGAGCCAATGGAAGATGAATTTGGAAAGCTGGAGGGTATTTCCAATATAAAATCCACAAGTCAGGATAACATTGCAGTTATAACGCTGGAGTTCAGCTATGCAACAAATATTGACGAGGCAGCAATTGACATACAAAATGCTATCAGTAGAATAAGAAACAAATTGCCTTCAAATATGGGTGAGCCGAAGGTATTAAAATTCAGTACTTCAGATAAGCCGGTTTTAACATTGAGCTTAAACAGTAATTCAGTTGACTTAAGAACAGTAAGACAAATAGCTGAAGATGAAATAGGTTTTAGTTTGCAACTTTTAGATGGAATTGCTTCAGTTGATATTTTTGGCGGATACAAATCCTTGGTTAAGGTTAATGTGGATAAAAACAGACTTAATTCTTACGGACTTACTTTAGAACAAGTATCTTCCTTACTTGCCCAAAATAATATTAAGGCACCTGGAGGAAAATTAACAGATGCCAATAAGGAAGTATTAATAAGAATTGAAGAAGATTTAAAAACCACTAATGATATTGAAAACATAAGAATTCCGTTGAAGGATGGAAATGCAATTTATTTAAAAGATATAGCAGAAGTAGAATTTACTACAGAAGATTTGGAAAGCAATTACAGATACAACGGAAATGAAGGTATTGCGCTATTAGTATTAAAAAGAAGTGATGCCAATACAGTGGAAGTTGTTGAGGACATCATAAAAGAAGTTGAAGTATTAAAAGATAAATATCCTTTTATTCAATTTGAAATCGCACAAGATGACTCGATTTTTACTAATCAGATGGTTGACAATATGTCATCTAGTGTATTAATGTCAATGGTTTTTACAATAATACTTATAATGCTTTTTATATCCAATGTCAGCCAGTCGTTGGTAGTCTCCATGTCAATGCCGCTGGTATTTTTAACTACGTTGGCCCTTATGAAGTTTTTCGATATGAAGTTAGATATGGTTACTTTGTCAGCGTTAATTCTCAGCATAGGATTTGTTGTTGATGCATCCATAGTAGTTGTTGAAAATATCGTATCTCATAGGAATCAAAATAAAGATATAATTGCTGCTGCCATTGATGGAACTAATGAAATAGCGATGGCTAATATAGCAGGTGCAACAACAACATTGGTTGTTTTAATACCTCTTTTGTTCATAGAAGGTTTTGTAGGGGAAATTTTTAGACCTCTTTCTTTAACAGTAATATTTGCAATAGGTTCCTCTATATTGATTTCATTATTAATTATACCGTTGTTTACGGTAATGCTCAGTAAATTTGAATTTGCAAAAGCTGAAAAATTAATTGATAAGATTTCATTACCGTGGAACAAATTGATGGCTAAATTAAGTGAATTTTATATAAGTGTATTGAAATTAGCTTTGAAAAACAAAGTAAAAACCATATTAATTGCCTTGGTTCTTCTTGTTTTAAGCGGTAGATTTTTAGCTAATAACGGAATGGAAATGCTTCCTCAATTTGACAGCGGAAAAACATTTGTATCTGTTGAAATGGAGCCAGGAACAAGAATAGAAGAAACAAGCAGGGCTGTAGAATATATTGAAAATTTTTTAGCAAAAGAAGAAATCGTTATAAATTATGATGCACAAATAGGCTATGAAAGAGATAGTAACATGCTCAGTGATTTTGGAGTAATGAGTACTAATCAAGCATTACTTACCATCAATTTGACAACTAGGATTGAAAGAGATGAAACTATATGGGAATTTCAAGAAAGGTTGAGAGATGAAATTAAAAAAATTCCAGGCATAAAAAGATATTCCGTTAAAGAACAAGGAGGAACTGCTTCATCCAGTGCTGCTGCTCCTATAGACATAAAAATAAGCGGTGCTGATCAAGAGATACTTTATAACATTGCTGACAAGCTGCAGCAAGAAATTGCTAAGGTTGAAGGAACAACTAATTTATACAAAAGCTTCAACGTGGATAACTTACAAATGAATATTATAATGAATGAATCCCGTATTCAGGAACTTGGGTTGACAAATGCTCAAGTTGCTAATCAAATATATAACTCAATGGAAGGAATTGTAGGAACTGATTTGGATATTGACGAATCTGATAATGTGGGAATTTCAGTTGAATATATGGATGAGTACAAAGAGTCAGCAGACAGTCTTTTAGACACATATATTAATGCTCCTTTGGGTGTGAAAGTTCCTTTAAGAGAATTGGCAGATATTGAGTTAAATGAAAGAGCAAATTTAATTACAAGAGAAGATTTGGAATACACAATAGACATATTGGGATACACTCATTCAAGAGCATTCAGCCATATAACAAAAGATATTAACAAGATAATAAAAAACTATCCTGTTCCAAGCGGTTACGCAATAGAACTGACGGGAGAACAGCAAAGTATGTCTGATTCAGCAAAAGACATGATGTTTCTTTTATCGTTGTCTGTAATATTGGTTTATTTGATACTTGTACCACAGTTTAAATCATTTATGCAACCTGTTACTGTTATGGCATCGATACCCTTGGTAGTAATCGGTATAGCCCCAGCCTTAGGTTTGACGGGAAAGTATATTTCTATGCCGGTTCTTTTGGGATTTATACTTCTGGTAGGTACAGTTGTAAATAATGCAATATTGCTGGTTGAGTTTATAAATGAAAGGAAAAAAGAAGGAATTGAACTTAATGAAGCCATAACCCAAGCAGTTAAATCAAGATTCAGACCAATTATGATGACTGCTCTGTCAGATATAACAGGTATGATTCCTTTGGCTGCGCAATTGGCACTGGGTTCGGAGAGGTTTTCACCTCTGGCTATTGCAGTTATAGGAGGTATGACTGCCTCAACATTCTTGACAATGGTTATTATTCCAGTTATCTATGCATCATTTGAAGGAACAATAAATAAATTTAACAAAGCTTTAGTAAATTAA
- a CDS encoding efflux RND transporter periplasmic adaptor subunit — MNKKKLILIVIFSLVILAAVVKNINSASGSKESAAKNSDLGIPIKLETVVKGNLTETINYVGTIEPKSSTTISPSIAGQIVQVYVEEGSIVKYGDLLIKIDDSQLKASLETVQKKLETLKTNYNYLVNEINDFYETNPLLKQLETAQSNYEYLKSEKSNYEGLYEEGAIPKTTFDKLVQETNNAYLKLEELKATTQNSYENLVHEKDMALKQMEELNSSINELNVKIEDTVIKAPISGVVKMIEGDVGDLAVVGKPLVAIDDNKELIVKVNVSERDINRIFVGSKGDLKINGLEGEITTAVSKIVPNVNPNTRIGLIELGPIQNEKSYMLFSGNSAEVKIIANEAKDKLIIPKNSIKNLNNKNIVYLYMDGIVKETEITTGITMGESTEVTKGLKGGDKIAITNLSKLYENAVVYVFKGEE, encoded by the coding sequence ATGAATAAAAAAAAGCTTATATTGATTGTTATATTTTCATTAGTAATTTTAGCTGCAGTTGTTAAAAACATCAACTCAGCTTCAGGCAGCAAAGAAAGCGCCGCAAAAAATTCAGATCTTGGTATTCCCATAAAACTTGAAACTGTTGTCAAAGGCAATCTGACAGAAACAATAAACTATGTAGGTACAATTGAACCTAAAAGCTCTACAACCATATCACCTTCCATAGCAGGGCAGATCGTTCAAGTCTATGTTGAAGAAGGAAGTATTGTCAAATATGGAGATTTATTGATAAAAATTGATGACAGCCAACTAAAAGCAAGTCTTGAAACAGTACAAAAGAAACTTGAAACATTAAAAACAAATTATAATTATCTAGTCAATGAAATAAATGATTTTTATGAAACAAATCCGCTTCTTAAACAACTTGAAACAGCTCAGTCAAATTATGAATATTTGAAAAGCGAAAAAAGTAATTATGAAGGTTTGTATGAAGAAGGAGCAATTCCTAAAACAACATTTGACAAATTAGTGCAAGAAACAAACAATGCTTATCTTAAATTAGAGGAACTAAAAGCAACAACCCAAAATTCTTATGAAAACTTAGTTCATGAAAAAGACATGGCATTAAAGCAAATGGAAGAATTAAATTCATCAATAAATGAACTTAATGTAAAAATTGAAGACACAGTTATTAAGGCGCCAATAAGCGGTGTGGTTAAAATGATTGAAGGAGACGTGGGGGATTTGGCTGTAGTTGGAAAACCCTTAGTTGCCATTGATGACAATAAAGAATTGATAGTTAAGGTTAATGTATCTGAACGTGACATTAACAGAATATTTGTTGGCAGCAAAGGTGACTTAAAAATAAACGGTTTAGAAGGTGAAATAACTACAGCAGTAAGTAAAATTGTTCCTAATGTAAATCCCAACACGAGGATCGGACTAATAGAATTAGGTCCTATTCAAAATGAAAAATCATACATGCTGTTTTCAGGTAACAGCGCAGAGGTTAAAATTATTGCAAACGAAGCGAAAGATAAATTAATTATACCAAAAAATTCTATAAAAAATTTAAACAACAAGAATATAGTCTATTTGTATATGGACGGCATAGTTAAAGAAACTGAAATAACAACAGGCATTACTATGGGGGAGAGTACTGAAGTAACTAAGGGGCTTAAAGGAGGAGATAAAATAGCAATCACAAATTTATCCAAACTTTATGAAAATGCAGTTGTTTATGTTTTTAAAGGAGAAGAATAA
- a CDS encoding TetR/AcrR family transcriptional regulator, translating into MKEEDTRERILNAAREVFSKKGYAGSTTKEISSFAEVAEITLFRHFETKNNLFCETISKFIVKPMLNFNSSKTKLNSEQVIEKIIEERTSTLRKNRDLFICTIYEAQFNDEIKNMLKSIFSKVFDELMHYMRDGYMKSGEKTIEYMAQIILSTIVGLIIFESLTGSDTFKDTIKLYETIKTLV; encoded by the coding sequence ATGAAAGAAGAAGATACAAGAGAAAGAATTTTAAATGCAGCTAGAGAGGTGTTTTCTAAAAAAGGATATGCCGGTTCTACTACAAAAGAAATTTCTTCTTTTGCAGAAGTGGCAGAAATAACATTGTTCAGGCACTTTGAAACAAAGAATAACCTGTTTTGTGAGACTATATCTAAATTCATTGTCAAACCAATGTTAAACTTCAACTCATCAAAAACTAAGCTAAATTCAGAGCAGGTTATTGAGAAAATCATAGAAGAAAGAACAAGCACATTGAGAAAAAACAGAGATTTATTTATTTGTACCATATATGAAGCTCAATTTAATGATGAAATAAAAAATATGCTAAAAAGCATATTTTCAAAAGTTTTTGATGAACTTATGCATTATATGAGAGACGGGTATATGAAGTCTGGCGAAAAAACAATTGAGTATATGGCACAAATTATATTGTCAACTATTGTGGGTTTAATTATTTTTGAATCTCTAACAGGCAGCGATACCTTCAAAGATACAATTAAGTTATATGAAACAATTAAAACATTAGTATAG